A stretch of the Methermicoccus shengliensis DSM 18856 genome encodes the following:
- a CDS encoding RNA polymerase Rpb4 family protein, producing MIVKRVIEEKPLTLAEVREALQRVKEQRLSEDEGTELPYEFRRALAHAETFAKLTPERARELVERLSTLEKMKPEIAVRIADILPMSRDELRALYAKERFTLSTEELDQILAIVSEVAIEG from the coding sequence ATGATAGTCAAGCGGGTCATCGAGGAGAAGCCGCTCACCCTCGCTGAGGTGAGGGAGGCGCTACAGAGAGTAAAGGAGCAAAGGCTTTCGGAGGATGAGGGCACCGAGCTACCATATGAGTTCAGAAGAGCGCTCGCCCATGCGGAGACGTTTGCCAAGCTGACACCCGAGCGGGCAAGGGAGCTGGTGGAGAGGCTGAGCACGCTCGAGAAGATGAAGCCAGAGATTGCAGTGAGAATTGCAGACATCCTCCCGATGAGCCGGGATGAGTTGAGGGCGCTGTATGCAAAGGAGAGATTCACCCTGAGCACTGAGGAGCTGGACCAGATTCTCGCCATCGTCTCGGAGGTTGCCATAGAGGGCTAA